A portion of the Halodesulfovibrio sp. MK-HDV genome contains these proteins:
- a CDS encoding NAD(P)/FAD-dependent oxidoreductase, producing MTTPDGAILQRDKETYAIVPRTPAGMLTPDVLETIAYVCRKYEVPIIKITSGQRMALVGMKEEQVEPIWEELKWKVGRATELCVHYVQACPGTAVCKLGVQDSLGFGLELEEIMYGKPFPAKVKFGVSGCPMCCGESRVRDIGLIGTKKGWEVIVGGNSGPRPRIGDTLAKDLTQDEAQALIEKFLDYYRENSGKRVRISKFVEKEGIDAIKEALL from the coding sequence ATGACTACTCCAGATGGTGCAATTTTACAGCGCGACAAAGAAACTTATGCAATCGTTCCACGTACCCCGGCAGGTATGCTTACTCCAGATGTTCTTGAGACCATCGCATACGTCTGTCGTAAGTACGAAGTGCCGATTATCAAAATTACTTCCGGTCAGCGCATGGCTCTTGTTGGCATGAAAGAAGAGCAGGTTGAACCAATTTGGGAAGAGCTTAAATGGAAAGTGGGCCGCGCTACTGAACTTTGTGTTCACTATGTACAGGCATGTCCTGGTACTGCAGTCTGTAAGCTCGGTGTGCAGGATTCTCTCGGGTTCGGTCTTGAACTTGAAGAAATCATGTACGGCAAGCCATTCCCTGCAAAAGTTAAGTTTGGTGTATCCGGCTGTCCAATGTGCTGTGGTGAAAGCCGCGTGCGCGATATCGGCCTTATTGGTACTAAAAAGGGTTGGGAAGTTATCGTTGGTGGTAACTCCGGTCCTCGTCCTCGTATTGGTGATACTCTTGCAAAAGATCTCACTCAGGATGAAGCTCAGGCTCTTATTGAAAAATTCCTCGACTACTACCGTGAAAATTCCGGTAAACGCGTACGTATCTCTAAGTTCGTAGAAAAAGAAGGCATCGACGCGATTAAAGAAGCTCTTTTATAG
- a CDS encoding DUF190 domain-containing protein, with translation MHHLQGTVQRLSIYISEKDQFKGESLYEVIMEQAKDADLAGVSVFRGLYSYGRDKKIHSVGILRISEDLPLLIQIIDTKENIQSFIPKLEQFTGEALFYRKT, from the coding sequence ATGCATCACTTACAAGGAACCGTACAGCGGCTCAGTATTTACATTAGCGAAAAAGATCAGTTCAAAGGAGAAAGTCTCTACGAAGTAATTATGGAACAAGCAAAGGATGCTGACCTTGCAGGAGTTTCAGTCTTCCGTGGATTATACAGCTACGGCAGAGACAAAAAGATACATTCAGTGGGCATCTTGCGTATTTCAGAAGATCTTCCTCTTCTTATACAAATTATCGACACAAAAGAGAACATTCAAAGCTTTATTCCCAAATTAGAGCAGTTCACCGGAGAAGCCTTATTTTACAGGAAGACGTAA
- the crcB gene encoding fluoride efflux transporter CrcB — MTKIILLFCAGGFGSLSRYLLSGVFQRAINISFPIGTYLVNVIGCFMFGLIWAYAQDRLSLSPEFRVIILTGFMGAFTTFSTFIFESAALLDSAQWPYFLLNVVGQIITGVILLKFGLALGRLI, encoded by the coding sequence ATGACAAAAATCATTCTATTGTTTTGCGCCGGAGGGTTTGGCAGTTTAAGCCGTTACTTACTTTCAGGAGTATTTCAACGTGCAATAAACATCAGCTTTCCAATAGGCACATACCTCGTCAACGTCATCGGCTGCTTCATGTTCGGTCTTATCTGGGCATATGCACAAGACAGACTCTCTCTTTCGCCTGAATTTCGTGTAATAATTCTTACCGGCTTTATGGGCGCTTTTACAACCTTCTCTACATTCATTTTTGAATCAGCGGCTCTGCTGGACTCTGCGCAGTGGCCATACTTTCTTTTAAATGTTGTAGGGCAGATTATCACCGGAGTTATCCTTCTTAAATTTGGACTCGCTCTTGGCAGGCTTATATAG
- a CDS encoding class IV adenylate cyclase, which translates to MAFEIELKFIHVDPSLLREKLSALGGLCKGRHLERNVVFDTPERGMKDKSKLLRLRTKQWKGRHETVLTLKLPPKGDIPLDVKIYDERETKVESFDGTYGILEGLGYVGAFRYDKMREEWKLDNVEICIDELSFDTVIELEGERDDIFALADKLSLSLENSSTATYHELHRAYRERENLAPQDSFYFSDDECQQLLKNL; encoded by the coding sequence ATGGCGTTCGAAATTGAGTTGAAATTTATACATGTTGACCCTTCATTGTTGCGCGAAAAACTATCAGCACTCGGTGGTTTGTGTAAAGGAAGACATCTGGAGCGGAATGTTGTTTTCGATACACCTGAGCGTGGCATGAAAGACAAAAGCAAGTTGTTGCGACTGCGGACAAAACAATGGAAAGGTCGTCATGAGACAGTTCTTACATTGAAACTTCCGCCGAAAGGTGACATTCCTTTAGATGTAAAAATATACGACGAACGCGAAACAAAAGTTGAGAGCTTTGACGGAACGTATGGTATCCTCGAAGGGCTCGGGTATGTTGGAGCCTTCCGCTACGATAAAATGCGTGAAGAGTGGAAGCTTGATAATGTAGAAATTTGCATAGATGAGCTTTCATTCGATACTGTTATTGAGTTGGAAGGCGAGCGCGATGATATTTTTGCATTAGCGGACAAGCTCTCCCTGTCGCTGGAGAATTCGTCTACTGCGACTTATCACGAATTGCATAGAGCATATCGAGAACGTGAAAATCTTGCTCCGCAGGATAGTTTTTATTTTTCTGATGATGAGTGTCAGCAGCTGCTGAAAAATCTATAG
- a CDS encoding ATP-dependent Clp protease adaptor ClpS: protein MAEHHRPDFDSDILLEEELKEPRKFRVLMHNDDYTTMDFVILILVEVFRKTTQQATQVMLNIHEKGAGECGVYTAEVAETKIAIVRARAKEAGYPLKCSMEEV from the coding sequence ATGGCTGAACATCATAGACCTGATTTCGATTCTGACATTCTGCTTGAAGAAGAGCTAAAAGAGCCTCGTAAGTTTCGAGTGCTCATGCATAATGATGACTATACCACAATGGATTTTGTCATTTTAATCCTTGTAGAAGTTTTCCGAAAGACCACTCAACAGGCAACACAGGTTATGTTGAATATTCATGAAAAAGGTGCCGGAGAATGCGGAGTGTACACCGCAGAGGTTGCTGAAACCAAAATTGCAATTGTCCGTGCCCGCGCAAAAGAAGCTGGCTATCCTCTAAAATGTTCAATGGAGGAGGTATAA
- the clpA gene encoding ATP-dependent Clp protease ATP-binding subunit ClpA: MLSIHLEQAIANAVHEVQERNHEFLTLEHLLYGIAQEDQGYFILEQAGADVPSLLNRVEVFFSSHLEPLPEDVPTEIIRTISVQRVLQRAALQMQSSGRDVVEVGDVLAAIFEEEDSYALYFLRHMEVTRLDILEVVSHEMDGSEWAMMGEEGEDESHTDSLKEFCVNLTEKAKQGEIDPLIGRKAELERTIQILARRRKNNPLLVGEPGVGKTALAEGLAVRIVDGNVPEGFHDAHIYALDMGSLLAGTKYRGDFESRLKGVIQDLKKVEGAILFIDEIHTIVGAGATTGGSMDASNILKPVLASGGIKCIGSTTYEEYKNHFEKDRALSRRFQKIDVPEPSNDECMSILKGLKPYYEEHHGVRYSQPAIKAAVELSARYITERFLPDKAIDVIDEAGAAFRLHGTHRKSNTITANDIERVIAKMARIPEQRVSTGDKHKLSGLVDDLKGEVYGQDKAVDIVGKAILRSRAGLGRDDRPTGSFLFYGPTGVGKTELARQLATQLGVQFLRYDMSEYMEKHAVSRLIGAPPGYVGFDQGGQLTDSVRKHPHAVVLLDEIEKAHPDIFNILLQVMDYATLTDNSGRKADFRNIILIMTSNAGAREMAAKSIGFGSQGKVDVAQRGLKAVERTFSPEFRNRLDAMVPFHGLGESIMERVVDKFVAELEEMLKAKRVRIELTDAARKRLATKGYDTAFGARPMRRVIRTGLEDAIAHEVLFGDLQKGGIATVDVKDAKVPQDADDLGLSMTFLPLSSKKKNA; the protein is encoded by the coding sequence ATGCTGAGTATACATCTGGAACAAGCTATTGCTAATGCTGTCCACGAAGTACAGGAACGAAATCACGAATTTTTAACCCTTGAACATCTTCTTTACGGTATTGCACAGGAAGACCAAGGGTACTTTATTCTGGAACAGGCCGGTGCAGATGTGCCGTCATTGTTAAACAGAGTAGAAGTATTTTTCTCTTCGCATCTTGAGCCATTACCGGAAGATGTACCGACAGAGATTATTCGCACAATAAGCGTACAGCGAGTTTTACAGCGCGCAGCCCTGCAGATGCAATCATCCGGACGGGATGTTGTTGAGGTTGGTGATGTGCTGGCAGCGATCTTTGAAGAAGAAGATTCTTACGCTCTGTACTTCCTGCGTCATATGGAAGTGACCCGTTTAGACATTCTTGAAGTTGTCTCGCATGAGATGGACGGAAGCGAATGGGCAATGATGGGTGAAGAGGGTGAAGATGAGTCACACACAGATTCTCTTAAAGAATTTTGCGTTAATCTTACCGAAAAAGCTAAACAGGGTGAGATTGACCCGCTTATAGGCAGAAAGGCAGAACTCGAACGCACAATACAAATCCTTGCCCGCCGCCGTAAGAACAATCCGCTTTTAGTTGGTGAGCCGGGTGTGGGTAAAACCGCACTTGCAGAAGGTCTTGCCGTTCGTATTGTTGACGGTAATGTTCCTGAAGGCTTCCATGATGCCCATATCTATGCTTTAGATATGGGGTCACTGCTTGCTGGTACGAAATACCGCGGGGATTTTGAATCTCGACTTAAAGGTGTCATTCAGGATCTCAAAAAGGTTGAAGGTGCTATTCTCTTCATTGATGAAATTCACACAATTGTGGGTGCAGGTGCAACTACAGGTGGCTCCATGGATGCGTCCAACATCCTTAAGCCTGTACTTGCCAGCGGTGGAATCAAGTGCATTGGCTCTACTACCTATGAAGAGTATAAGAACCATTTTGAAAAAGATCGCGCATTGTCCCGTCGATTCCAGAAGATTGATGTTCCGGAACCGAGTAACGACGAGTGTATGTCTATTTTAAAAGGTCTTAAGCCTTATTATGAAGAGCACCATGGTGTACGTTACAGCCAGCCTGCAATTAAAGCAGCTGTTGAGCTTTCTGCACGGTATATCACAGAACGTTTCCTTCCTGATAAAGCTATCGATGTTATTGATGAAGCCGGTGCAGCATTTCGTCTGCATGGCACGCACCGTAAGAGTAACACCATTACTGCGAACGACATTGAACGTGTTATCGCAAAAATGGCACGTATTCCTGAACAGCGAGTGTCCACTGGTGATAAACACAAGCTGTCTGGTCTGGTAGATGATCTCAAAGGTGAGGTTTACGGACAGGACAAGGCTGTGGACATCGTAGGAAAGGCTATTCTACGTAGCCGTGCAGGGTTGGGTAGAGATGACCGTCCGACTGGTTCATTTCTTTTCTATGGCCCTACCGGTGTTGGTAAAACAGAGCTTGCTCGTCAGCTTGCAACACAGCTTGGTGTACAGTTCCTCAGATATGACATGAGTGAGTACATGGAGAAGCATGCGGTATCTCGTCTTATCGGGGCGCCTCCAGGCTACGTTGGTTTCGATCAGGGTGGTCAGCTTACAGATTCTGTACGCAAACACCCACATGCTGTTGTGCTGCTTGATGAGATTGAAAAAGCACATCCAGACATTTTTAATATCCTTTTGCAGGTTATGGACTATGCGACGCTGACCGACAACTCTGGTCGTAAAGCAGACTTCCGTAACATTATTCTGATCATGACATCCAACGCTGGTGCTCGTGAAATGGCAGCCAAATCCATTGGGTTTGGTTCTCAGGGCAAAGTTGACGTGGCGCAGCGCGGTTTAAAAGCTGTAGAGCGTACCTTCAGTCCAGAATTCAGAAACCGTCTTGATGCAATGGTTCCTTTCCATGGTCTCGGAGAGTCCATTATGGAACGTGTTGTAGACAAGTTTGTGGCTGAGCTGGAAGAGATGCTTAAAGCTAAGCGTGTGCGGATTGAATTAACAGATGCAGCTCGCAAGCGACTTGCAACTAAAGGGTACGATACTGCCTTTGGTGCACGACCAATGCGTCGAGTCATTCGAACTGGTCTTGAAGACGCCATTGCACATGAAGTTCTCTTTGGTGACTTACAGAAAGGCGGCATAGCGACCGTTGATGTTAAGGATGCGAAAGTACCGCAAGATGCAGATGATCTTGGTCTGAGTATGACTTTCTTACCGCTGAGTTCTAAAAAAAAGAACGCGTAA
- the aat gene encoding leucyl/phenylalanyl-tRNA--protein transferase, with the protein MTVYLLSDDDVAFPNPALADGEGLLAVGGDLRMERLVNAYANGIFPWYDDDSPILWWSPDPRFVLYPKDLHIPRSLRRVINSRKFTIKIDTAFEEVMRNCATSQRPDEEGTWIVEEMIQAYCELNEAGLAHSIETWRDDELVGGLYGVSLGKVFYGESMFFKESDASKVAFVWLAQLLVAAGFEMIDCQQVTDNLERFGAVSISREKFLNTLHDALDASTIQGQWTFPDEFFPL; encoded by the coding sequence ATGACAGTATACTTACTTTCAGATGATGATGTAGCCTTCCCCAATCCTGCGTTAGCGGATGGGGAAGGCCTTCTTGCCGTTGGTGGAGATTTGCGTATGGAGCGTCTCGTTAACGCATACGCCAATGGTATTTTTCCTTGGTATGATGACGACTCCCCCATCCTTTGGTGGTCACCAGATCCGCGTTTTGTGCTGTATCCTAAGGATTTGCACATTCCACGCAGTTTACGACGTGTTATTAACTCACGTAAGTTTACCATTAAAATCGACACGGCCTTTGAAGAGGTTATGCGGAACTGTGCGACATCGCAGCGTCCAGATGAAGAAGGCACTTGGATTGTCGAAGAGATGATTCAAGCCTACTGTGAACTGAACGAAGCTGGGCTCGCACACTCTATTGAGACGTGGCGTGATGATGAACTTGTAGGCGGCTTGTATGGAGTTTCTCTAGGCAAGGTGTTCTATGGCGAATCAATGTTTTTCAAAGAGTCAGATGCGTCTAAAGTTGCTTTTGTATGGTTAGCTCAACTGCTCGTTGCGGCGGGGTTTGAGATGATTGATTGCCAGCAGGTAACTGACAACCTGGAGCGTTTTGGTGCGGTCTCCATATCTCGTGAAAAGTTTTTAAACACACTTCACGATGCGTTGGATGCCTCGACCATTCAAGGACAATGGACGTTCCCTGATGAGTTTTTTCCGTTATAA
- the uvrB gene encoding excinuclease ABC subunit UvrB, which yields MQDTLFTLETSFTPQGDQPQAIEELTTNLEQGVQDQILLGVTGSGKTFSVAQTIARAQRPALILAPNKTLAAQLYNEFRELFPHNAVEYFVSYYDYYQPEAYVPSSDTYIEKDSSINDNIDKLRHAATHALLTRRDVIIIASVSCIYGLGSPEYYAKLVIPVEVGQSLSMDEIITRLVEVQYERNDYDFHRGTFRVRGDVLEIIPAYHHEKALRIEFFGDDIDAMHEIDPITGNILGSVGKTVIYPASHYVSDKDNLKRAVSDIRDELQVRLADFKAGNKLVEAQRLEQRTMLDLEMIEEMGYCTGIENYSRHLDRRKEGDPPACLIDYFPKDFLLFIDESHISVSQVGAMYKGDRSRKSTLVDFGFRLPSALDNRPLEFKEFLERIGQTVYVSATPGKWELERTQGLVVEQIIRPTGLVDPQLEVRPTKGQMEDLLGECKSRIAKNERVLVTTLTKRMAEDLTEYFKSMGVSTRYLHSDIDTLERMAIIQALRRKECDVLVGINLLREGLDIPEVSLVAILDADKEGFLRSVGSLVQTFGRAARNASGRVIMYADKITKSMKAAMGETERRREKQEAYNVEHGIVPQTIMKRIDTPFDSISSSAAAEKDKKKKGISISPDIEHDPKKLAKMIAKLERAMREAAKELEFEKAAELRDQIHILREHLLETG from the coding sequence ATGCAGGATACGCTGTTTACATTAGAAACTTCATTCACCCCGCAGGGCGATCAGCCGCAAGCTATTGAAGAGCTGACAACCAACTTGGAGCAGGGCGTGCAGGATCAAATTCTGCTCGGGGTTACCGGTTCCGGCAAAACCTTTTCTGTTGCACAAACTATTGCTCGTGCCCAACGTCCAGCGCTTATTCTTGCGCCAAACAAAACGTTGGCGGCTCAGCTCTATAACGAGTTTAGAGAATTGTTCCCTCACAATGCAGTTGAATACTTTGTGAGTTACTATGACTATTATCAGCCGGAAGCATATGTTCCGTCTTCAGATACATATATCGAAAAAGATTCATCCATCAACGACAACATTGATAAATTGCGCCATGCTGCTACCCATGCACTGCTAACTCGGCGTGATGTAATCATTATTGCTTCAGTTTCCTGTATTTATGGTCTTGGTTCACCTGAATACTATGCAAAGTTAGTTATTCCAGTAGAAGTTGGTCAGTCCCTTTCTATGGATGAAATAATCACACGCTTGGTCGAAGTTCAGTATGAACGTAATGACTATGACTTTCATCGTGGCACATTCAGGGTGCGTGGAGATGTGTTGGAAATTATTCCAGCGTATCATCATGAAAAAGCTCTGCGAATAGAATTTTTTGGCGATGACATTGATGCTATGCATGAGATTGATCCTATTACAGGGAACATTCTCGGAAGCGTTGGAAAGACTGTTATCTATCCAGCTAGTCACTATGTTTCTGATAAGGACAATCTAAAGCGTGCTGTTTCGGATATTCGCGATGAACTTCAAGTACGTCTTGCTGACTTCAAGGCAGGCAATAAGCTTGTAGAGGCGCAGCGTTTAGAACAGCGTACAATGCTTGATCTCGAAATGATTGAAGAGATGGGGTACTGTACAGGTATTGAAAACTATTCACGGCACTTGGATCGCCGCAAAGAGGGTGATCCTCCAGCATGTTTGATTGATTACTTCCCTAAAGATTTTCTGCTCTTTATTGATGAAAGCCACATCTCGGTTTCACAGGTGGGCGCAATGTATAAAGGTGACCGTTCGCGTAAAAGTACTCTTGTGGACTTTGGCTTCCGGCTTCCTTCTGCTCTGGATAACCGTCCTCTTGAGTTCAAAGAATTTTTGGAACGCATTGGGCAGACCGTGTATGTTTCTGCAACACCTGGGAAATGGGAGCTGGAACGTACCCAGGGACTTGTAGTTGAACAGATTATTCGTCCGACCGGTCTGGTTGATCCACAGCTTGAAGTGCGTCCTACGAAAGGCCAAATGGAAGATTTGCTAGGTGAGTGTAAAAGCCGCATTGCTAAGAATGAGCGTGTGCTTGTTACAACTCTTACAAAGCGCATGGCTGAAGATCTTACAGAGTACTTTAAGAGTATGGGCGTGAGCACCCGTTATCTCCACTCAGATATTGATACGTTAGAGCGCATGGCAATCATTCAGGCGCTACGCAGAAAAGAGTGTGATGTGCTAGTTGGAATTAACTTATTGCGAGAAGGGCTTGATATTCCCGAAGTTTCTTTGGTAGCAATACTAGATGCGGACAAAGAAGGCTTTTTGCGCTCTGTCGGTTCACTTGTTCAAACCTTTGGCCGTGCAGCACGTAATGCTAGCGGTAGAGTTATCATGTATGCTGATAAGATAACGAAGAGTATGAAGGCTGCAATGGGTGAAACGGAACGCAGACGCGAAAAGCAAGAGGCTTATAACGTAGAGCATGGTATTGTTCCGCAAACAATTATGAAGCGTATTGATACGCCGTTCGATTCCATTTCTTCTTCTGCAGCAGCAGAGAAAGATAAGAAGAAGAAAGGCATATCAATTTCACCGGATATTGAACACGACCCTAAAAAATTGGCTAAAATGATAGCTAAGCTTGAACGCGCGATGCGTGAAGCAGCAAAAGAACTAGAGTTTGAAAAAGCTGCTGAATTACGAGATCAAATTCACATCCTGCGGGAACATCTGCTCGAAACTGGTTAA
- a CDS encoding TrkA family potassium uptake protein, which produces MKLFSKSFIVRLIRLRNQLGVFWPLMVSQISILGVVALAVYGYMELEGWSMSDAVYMVVITLSTVGFGEVQPLSTEGRILTSFLILAGVGNFAFLLGAFSQLLVEGKFFHFIGSRRVLKTIAKLKDHCVVCGYGRIGSVVVDEIMAEGQDVVVIENDPESVKTLQEEGILYIDGDATSDDVLAQSGVANAKNLITALSEDAANVYVVLSAREMSQDVNIVSRASSHQRVSKLKQAGANSVILPNHIGGLRLAQSVLRPTVTSFMELAYGRSTMAIQMEELTISEKSSLVGKDLIQSELRPKFNLIVIAIKKEGQDMVFNPEGRTVLEAGNTIIAVGAQEQLDEFAKLL; this is translated from the coding sequence ATGAAGTTGTTTTCCAAGTCTTTTATTGTCCGGCTGATTCGTCTTCGAAATCAGTTAGGAGTTTTCTGGCCCCTTATGGTCAGCCAGATATCCATACTCGGTGTCGTTGCTCTGGCTGTCTACGGCTATATGGAGCTTGAGGGATGGTCCATGTCAGACGCTGTCTACATGGTCGTTATTACGCTTTCTACAGTGGGCTTTGGTGAGGTTCAGCCTCTCTCTACTGAAGGTCGCATACTCACTTCATTTCTTATCTTGGCTGGCGTAGGTAACTTTGCTTTTCTTCTGGGTGCGTTTTCCCAGTTGTTGGTAGAAGGTAAGTTTTTTCATTTTATCGGGAGCCGTAGAGTGCTTAAAACAATCGCCAAACTCAAAGATCATTGTGTTGTTTGTGGCTATGGTCGTATTGGTTCTGTTGTAGTGGATGAGATTATGGCGGAAGGACAGGATGTCGTTGTCATTGAGAATGATCCAGAATCAGTTAAGACTCTTCAGGAAGAAGGTATTCTGTATATTGACGGGGACGCTACTTCTGATGACGTACTGGCCCAGTCAGGGGTGGCAAACGCTAAGAACCTGATTACAGCCTTGTCTGAGGATGCAGCGAATGTATATGTAGTACTTAGTGCTCGTGAGATGAGTCAGGACGTAAACATTGTTTCCAGAGCCAGTTCACATCAACGTGTGAGTAAACTTAAGCAGGCGGGAGCGAACTCTGTTATTTTGCCAAACCATATTGGCGGATTACGTCTTGCTCAGTCCGTTCTACGCCCGACTGTGACAAGCTTTATGGAGCTTGCTTACGGAAGAAGCACAATGGCTATCCAGATGGAAGAGCTTACAATAAGTGAGAAATCCTCTCTTGTAGGTAAGGATCTTATCCAGTCAGAACTTCGCCCGAAGTTTAACTTAATAGTCATTGCTATTAAGAAGGAAGGTCAGGATATGGTCTTTAACCCTGAGGGTCGCACTGTGCTGGAAGCTGGCAATACTATTATCGCTGTTGGGGCTCAAGAACAGCTTGATGAGTTCGCAAAGCTTTTATAA